Part of the Deltaproteobacteria bacterium genome is shown below.
TCACGAGCGCCGCCGCGCCGACCGGGAGCCCGCCGGCCGGCCCCCCATGTGCGAACGCGTCGAACTCGGCCGCACCGCCCGCGCCCGCGCAGCCGCCCCGGCCGGTCCCCGCCAGCCGCGCGGGACGCCGCTGGCTGATCGCCGGCGCCGCGGCCCTCCTGTTTGCCCTCGGCATGGCGACCGGCATCCTGATCGAACGCGCCGGTGGCTCGCGCCGCGTCGAGCCGGACCGCGCCGCCCGCTCGGCGCGCGCGCTGCACGTCCCCTCCCGCCCGAACCCCGGCTTCGACCCGTTCGACCTGATGCTGCCCCGCCGGCGCGCCGCCAACCCGGACGACGCACCGCCGCCCGATGAGTTCGCGCACAAGGTCGCCGACGAGATGTGCGCCAAGCTGGCCGACTGTGCCGACGCGGATCCCTCCATCGAGATCCTGTGCCGGACGGTCGCATCCGCGCTGCCGTCCGGCGATGTCGCCGCCAAGGTCGCCGACGGTACGTGCCGCTACAACGAAGCGTCGGCCGCGGCGTGTTTGGATGCGCTCGCGTCGTTCGACTGCGACGCCCCACAGCGCGGCCCGCTCGATCCGTTCGGCGCGATGTTGTCGGTCGACGCGATCTTTTCGTGCGTCGACGCGCTGCGCTGCGTCGGCCCGTAACCGCCTTCGCGATCACGCATCGCGCGACGTCGACCGCGCCTTGCCCGCGAGGACGCGCTCGGCTTCGCGCGTGAAGTCGCCCGTGGTCATCTCCGCGAGCAGGGCGACCGTGTCGGCGAGCGTGTGCAGCGAGTGTTCGCACACCCGCACCGCCGCATCGCTGGCTTGCTCGGCCCACAGGCGGGCCGCGTCCGCGCCGGCGCGCGCGACCGACGCCAACGCGTCGAGCCCGAGAATGGATGCCTCCCCGGCGAGCGACCGGAGCTCGTCCGCGAGGCGGCGCGCGTTGTCCGCAGTGTGCGCCTTGACCAACTCCAGCCCGGCGTCGATGCGGCGCTGGGCCCCATCGATGAACCGCAGGCGGTACCGCGCACGCAACTTCTCGAAGTCTTCCGCCATGTGTGGCACATCACCCCTCGCCAGCGGGTCCCCGTCCGGCCCCGGCTCCTGCACCACCCCTGGCGTATGCGACTTTACCGAAGTTACGGCCTTGCTCCTACGCAATCTTCGCGCGGGCGCCTCGCCGCCGCCGCCTGTGGCCGCAACGTACCGGAATCGCGGAAGGACGTCGGCGGACGGCCGCGGCTCAATCCGGACGGCGGTGCGCCGCGCGGCACCTGCCCGCGCGAGGCCGACGCGCCCCGGCCTCCTCCCCGGCCGCCCCGGCCCCGGCCGCCCCGGCCCCGGCCGTCGCCGGCCCGCCGGCCCGCCGGCTCGCGGTCGGCTCGCATCGCGCGACGTCGCCTCGGCCAGCGGCCACCACGCTACCAGTTGACCACCACGTCCACGCGCACCCCCTCGAACGGCGGCACGTCCCGGCACGTCCCCGACACGCACACGCGCCCGCCCGTGAGCCGGCCCGCGAACAGCCGCGCCTGGCCGCCCCGCGATAGATGTACGAGCAACTCTGCCGCCGGATAGTGCGCCGGCGTGCGCGCGTCCTCGGTCGAGTAGCCGTACAGCGCCGACAGCGTGCCGACCCCGCGCCACGCCAGCCCGGCGACCGCGAGCCCGCGCACGAACGCCAGCCCGCTCCGCCTGTCCTCGCTGCGGTGGTTCCACTTGAACGTCGCCGCCCACCGCGCCGCCAGCGGCACCGCCGCGTCCACGTCCACGTGCCACAGCGACAACTTGCGCTCGAGTCGGTCGGTCGCCAGGTTCATCGCGCGCTCGCGGCGGATGCCCGCCGCGACCGACGCCGACGCGCCGCCGGAGAACTGGCGATCGACGCCCGCGTACGCGTGCACGGCCAGGTCGCGGTCGACCGGATCGGCGCCGTCCTCCGCGTAGCGATACGCCAATGCGTTGGCGAACGCCGTCACCGCATGCGGCAGCCGCACCTCCAGTCGCGCCCGCGCGCCGATCGCGTCGGCGTTGTTCGGCACCTCCTGGTCTTCGCGCTCGAGTGTCGGCGCCTCGTTGTACGCGAGCGCGACGCCCATCTGGTCGCGGCCGATGTCCCAGTGGCGATACGCCTTCGCGTCGACGAGCGCCGTCGTCCTGCCCACCGACCACTGCGCGGCCGCGTACGCCGCCCACGCGGTGACGCGCTGCCGCGCGCCGGCCGCCAGCTCGGTGCGCCGGCGCCCGGCCGCCACCTCGGCGGCCACCTGCACGCCCCCGCGCCGAAGGTCCGCCGACACGCCGCCGATCGTCCAGTCCATCTCGCCGCGCGACGACGCGGGATCGTCGGGGTCCTCGAGGAACGGCGAGGCGTCGCGCGCGAGCACGTACAGCCCGTACGGCGCGATCGTCGCCGGGCCGACGTCGACCGCGACCTCCGCACCGCCGATCGCATCGCGCACATCGTCGACCACGCGCAAATCGATCGGGTCGAGGTTTTGCGGATTGGCGCGGCCCGCGATGGCGGTCGCGCGGACCGGGCCGCCGCGCGCGTCGACCCGCGCGCCGCGCAGCGACGTGTCGACGCCGAGTGGATCGACCTTGCGCAGAGACAGCGACACCCCGTGGCCGAACGCCACGTAGTCGTCGCCCGCCAGCAGCCGCACCGGCCCGAAGTCGTACGCGACCGCGACGCGCTCGAGCCGCGCATCCGTGGCGCGCCCGTCGTCGGCCGCCGCGTCGTCGACGAGCGCGCCGTCGACGCGCGCGGTCGCCGATACGCGGCTCGCGCGCCCGCCGACCTCCACGCGGCCGATCCCCGCGACCAGCCGCGCATCGGCCCCGGCCTGCTCGAACCGCGACTTCCGCCACACGCCGAGCGACTGGCTCGACCCGTAGATGGCCCGCGTGCGCCGGGCGGCCCGATCCGCCGCACCCGACAGCAGGTCGGCCACCGCGGCGTCGACCAACGCCTCGTCACCCGGTTCGTAGCCGGCGTGCGCGTAGACGACGCGGCCGCCGCCGTCGACGACCACCGTAAACGGCACGCTGCCGGTCGGGTTGTAGCGGGCCAGCAGATCGGACTCGTCGTCCACGACCCACGGCGCGGTCACCCCGTAGCGCGCGAGGAACGCCGGCACGTTCTGCGCCGTCGACGGCGCGTCCTCGGACACGAGCACCACGCGCAGGCCGCGCGACGCGTACGTCGCGTGCAGCCGTTGAATGTGCGGCAGCTCGACCCGGCAGGGCACGCACCACGTGGCGAAGAACGCGTACAGCGTCGCGCGCGGCGCAGGGTCCGCCGGCGCGTCGTCGCCGCCCGCGAACGCGGTCGCCGCGGCGACCGCCACGGCGCTGGCCGCGAGCGCGGCGGCGCTACGGCAGCAGCGCATCGATCTGGTCCGGAAGTCCCTCGCCCGGCGTCCCGGTCTCCTTGAACACGATCTTGCCGGTCGCGTCGACCAGCAAGTTCAACGGCGTCTGCGCCTGGATCGAGTCGAACAGGGCTCGGGTGGTGAACAGCGGATCGACCGTCACTGGAAAGCTGAGCGCGAAGCGCTGCTTCCACTCGCTGCAAAACAGCTTGGTCGCCGGTCGCGACTGCGCGTCCTCGAACAACACCTGCACTACGCGCAGACCGCGCGCGCAGAATGCGCGAAACACGTCGGCGTCGAGCGTCTGACTCTCGGTGATGCACGGCTCGCACCAACCGGCCCCGATGCTCACGAGCGTCAACTCGGCCTGCGACACGATGTCGTACAGCGACACCGGGTTGCCGTCGCAGTCGGTGATCGACGCGTCGAAGTCGGGCAAGTACTGGCCGACCTCGCCGCCGTAGTCGCCGGTCGGCGGCGACCACGCCGGATCGCGCGGGCCGAGCGCGCACTCGGGCGGCGGTTCGAGCGCGGCCGGATCGGCGTCGGCGGCCGGCGGTGCGTCGGCGCCACCGCACGCGGCGACCGCGGCGGCGACTGCGAGACCTGCTGCGCGAAAGAACGATGGCGTGTGCATGAGACCCTGGCTCGTCCATACAACGGTCTCGGCTCGCCGGCCGTTCCATCGTGGACGACCGGCGCTCACTTCCCGTGACCGTTCCTACCAGATGCACGCGCCGCCGCCGGCGTTACGCCCCGCGAGGCGCGCCGGCGAAGTCGACTTTGAGCCGGTCCGGAATGCGCACCGGCCGGCCCGAGTCGAACGACACGAACGCCCACAACGTGCTGGCTCGCGCCGCCTCGACGTCGCCGGCGCGGATCGACGTGCGGCGGATCGACGACGCTCCCCGCCACGCATCCACCCACGTCGCCAGTTGCACCCGGTCGCCCGCCCTCACCGGCCGCAGATAGTCGATCTCGTGCCTGCGCACGACCCACACGGCGCCCAGTCGGCGGTACGCGTCGTGCGTCCAGCCGACCGCGTCCGAGTGCGCGCGCGCCACGTCCAGCACCCAGCGCACGTACACGAGATTGGAGATGTGGCCGAGTTCGTCCACGTCGGACGGATCGGCGATGAGGTCGAGCGCGTAGACCGGAGACTCCACCCGCGAAGCCTAAAGACGATGGCGCCGGTACGCCACCGGCCGCGCGCGCCGAGCGGCCTACGTCCGCAAGAAACACACCGTGACGCCGTCGCCTCCGTCCTGCAGGTCGCCGGGACGCCAGCGCGCCACCACCGGGTGCGCGCCGACCTCGCGGCGCACCGCGTCGCGCAGCGCGCCGGTGCCGTGGCCGTGGACGACGAACACCACGTCGCGCTCCGCGAGGATGCAGTCGTCGAGGAACCGCTCGAGGCGGGCGAGCGCGTCGTCGACCCGCTCGCCGCGCAGGTCGAGCGTGTTGTCCACGGTGCGAGCGGGCGCCTGGTCGTCGGCGCGGTCGGCCCAGTCCGGCGCGCGCTCGCGGCGGACGCGCGTCCGCGGCGGCGCGTCCGTGCGGCGGCGGCGCGCCGGCGGCGCCAAGCGCACGGCGTCGACCGGCACGGTCATCCGCGCGCTGCCGACGCGCACGACCAGCTTGCCTCCGCGCGGCGGGTCCACGACCTGCGCGGCCGCCCCGCCGAACGTCGTGACGACGACGTGCGTCCCGGGCCGCAGCTCGGCCGCGTCGGGCGGCGCGCCGCTGGCCGCCGGCGGCGCCGGCGCGGCCGCCCGCACCGCGCGGGCCAGCGCGTCGACCTGCGCCGCGGCGCCATCCGCGCCGTCCGGGTCGCGGCGCACGCGGCGCCGCACGGCGTCGAGTTCCGCGCGCGCGCGGCGCAGCGCGTCGACCGCCTCGCCGTGCGCGCCCTCGGCGATCCGCCGCAACCGCGCCTCGGCGTCCGCGCGAGCGGCCGCGGCGGCGCGCCGGTCCGCGTCCGCCTCGGCGCGCAGCCGGTCGACCTGCTCGCGCTCGCGATCCAGCGCGGCGCGCGCGGCCTGCGCCTCGGCGAGCAGCGCCTCGACCGTCCCGCGGCCCTCGCCGAGCAACGCCTCGGCGCGCGCCACCACCTCCTCTGGCAGGCCGAACCGGCGCGCCACGTGCAGCGCCCCCGACGACCCCGGCGCGCCGAGGTGCAGCCGAAACGTCGGCTCGAGCCGGTCGAGATCGAAACCGACCGCCGCGTTGACGAAGCGCGCGTCCCGCGCCGCGAGCGCCTTGAGCGGCTCGAAGTGGGTCGTCACGACCGCGCGCGCGCCGCGTTCCACCATCGCTTCGAGCACGGCCTGCGCGAGCGCTGCGCCCTGCTCCGGCGCCGTCCCCGCCGCCACCTCGTCGATCAGAAACAGCGCGTCCGGCCCGGCGTCGGCGAGCATGTCGCGCAAGTGGACGACGTGCGCGCTGAACGTCGACAGGTCGCGCTCGAGGCTCTGGTCGTCGCCGATGTCGCTGTGGATCGCGCGCAGCCACGGCACGCGGCTGCCCGCCGCCGCCGCGATCGGCAGCCCGGCGCGCGCCATGACCGCGGCCAGTCCGATCGTCTTGAGCGCAACGGTCTTGCCGCCGGCGTTCGGCCCCGAGATCACCACGGCGCGGCCCGGCTCCACGCGGAGGTCGTTGGCGACGCACGGTCGCCCGGCCAGCACCATCAGCGGGTGGCGCGCCGCGCGCAGCTCGAGCGCGCCCCCGCCGGCGAGGTCCGGCGCGTGCGCGTCGAGGTCGTCCGCGAGCCGTGCCGCCGCGTCCAGCACGTCGACCCAGCACGCCCGGTCGACGGCGTCGCGGATCGCCGCGGCGTCCTCGCGCACGTAGCCGGACAGCTCCGCGAGGATGCGCCGCTCCTCCGCGGCGATCTCGTCCCGCGCCACGACCAACCGGTTGTTGAGGTCGACGAGGACCTCCGGCTCGACGTACAGCGTCGCGCCGGTTTGCGACGTGCCGTGTACGATGCCGCGCAACCGCGACGGTGCGTCGCTGCGCACCGGCACGACATAGCGATCCTCGCGCTGCGTGTAGTACCGATCCTGCAGGTCGGCCGCGGCGCGCGGATCGTCGAACAGCCGCTTGATGCGCGCGACGATCCGCTCGTGCAGCGCCGCGTGGCGCCGGCGCAGGTCCGCCAGGCGCGGGCTGGCGTGGTCCGCGAGTCGCCCGTCCGGCTCGAACGCGTCGAGGATCGGGCCGGCGACGTCGTGCGACCGGTCAGCGATCGCGGCGGCGAGTTCCGCGACGCCGGGCGCGACCTCGCGGCGGTCGACGAGGTGACGCCGGAGCCGCGCGCACCCGCGGACCGCCTCGGCGACCGCGATCAGCTCCGGCGGATCGAGCACGCCTCCCTTGTCAGTGCGCGCCACCAGCGGCCCGACGTCGCAGATCCCCGCGAACGGCGGCGGCTCGCCGCCGGCGCGCAGCTGGCGCAGCTCCTCGATCCAGTGCATGCGCTGCGTTGCCTCGCCCGCGTCGCGGCACGGCGCCAGCGCGCGCGCCCGCGCGGCGCCGGGCTCGGTGTGACACCGCGCGGCGAGCGCGTCGACGAGCGCGGGCCAGCCGAGATCGGCGAGCGTCTTGTCCGGGACGAGCGGGTCGGCCATCGCGAGGTTCGCCACTATACTCGCGGCGCCGCGGCCCCGCGCTGCCGCCGGACGCCACCGCGTCGGCCGCGGCCGGCGTCGCCGCCGCCGTCCAATGGCGGTATAACCCGCGGCATGGTCCACCGCATCGCCGCTGCCGCCGTCGCCTGTCTCGCCCTCACCCTGTCCGCGTGCGGCTCGAAGGACGACCGCGCGCCCGCGGCCGGCGCCGAAACCGCGCCCGCGCCCCAGGCCGAGCCGGCGCGACCGCCCGTACAGATGAAGACCCGGGTGCTCCAGGTGGCCGACCCGGCCAAGGCCGCCGTGAAGGCCGCTCCGGCCGCAGCCGCCCCCGACCCGGCGGAGGCCGCCGCGCCGTCGCCGCTGGTCGGCAAGGTGCGCGCGCTGAAGGACCGGGCGTGCGCGTGCAAGGACAAGGCGTGCGCCGGCCGCGTCCAGGACGAGGTGGGCAAGGTCATGGGCGAACTCGGCGACGTGCCGGCGGCCGATCGCAAGGCGGTCGGCGATGCGATGCAGGCGCTGCAGCAGTGCATCGCAGCCGCGCAAAAGTAGCGGGCGAGCGCTCCGACCGCGCCGCGCGGCCGCACGCGCGCCGCCGTCATTCCGCGCGCAACCAATCGAGCACGACGCCGACCAGCGGCGCCGGCGTGCCCGCCGCTCGCGCCGCGCGCAGCTCGTCGATCGACTCCATCGGCGCAAACCGCGCCACCCGCCCGGCCCGCACGTACGCCAGATGCGTCGCCCACGCTTCGAGCCCGTCGAAGATGTGCGTCGCGTACAGGATCGCCGTGCCGTGCCGCTCGCTCTCCTCGCGCAGGAACGCGAGCAGGTCGTAGCGCGCCACCACGTCGAGATCCGTCGTCACCTCGTCGAGCAACAGCACGCGCGACGGCCGCAGCAGGCCGAGCAGCACCTGCACGCGGCGGCGCTGGCCGTCCGACACCCGGTGCATCCGCCAGTCGACGTCGACCCCCAGCACGCGGATCAGTCGATCGCGGCGGTCCGGGTCCACGCCGAGCACGCCGTCGACGAGCGCGCCGACGCGCACGTCCTCGCGAAACGCGAACGGTCCGCCGAGCAGTTCGACCTCGTCGGCCAGCGACGTGTCGTCGAACGCCGGCCGGCCGAGCACGCGGACGGCCTCCGCGTCGACCATGTGTTTGCCGGCGACGACCCGCAGCAACGTGGTCTTGCCCGCGCCGTTGGCGCCGACGATCAGAACGCGCCAGCCCGGCTGCACGGCGAGCGTCGCGTCGCGCAACGCCAGCTCGCCGCCCGGTCCGTAGCGAAACGACAGGCCGCACACGTCCACGGCCGGCGCACCGCCGTCGTCCCGCGTCGTCGTCCGCGTCATCGCGCGATCCTGGTCCCGCATGCCGCCACCTACCGCGCCCCGTAGTTGTGCTCGGTGCGCTCCTCGTTGCGGTCCGTCGCCGGCGGCGGCTCCGGCGACAGCGCCGACAGCCGCGCCCGCAGCTCCGGCGTCATGTCGATGTCCGCCGCGCGCAGACACACGTCGAGTTGCTCCAGGTTGCGCGCACCGATGAGCGGCGCGGTGACCGCCGGGTGGGCGGCTACCCACGCGATCGCGAGCGCCGCCGGCGGCTCACCGATCTCGCGGGCGATCGCGCACAGCGCATCGGCGATGTCGTAGTTCGACCGCTCGCCATAGCGGGTGGCGTACATCGCATTGTCGACCAGCCGGCCCGCGGACGGCCGCCGCGTCGCCCCGTACTTGCCCGACAGCAGCCCGCCGCCGAGTGGGCTGTACGGCAGACAGCCCAACCGCTCGGCCGCGCACAGCGGCAGGATCTCGACCTCGGCCTGGCGCTTGACGAGGTTGTACATCGGCTGCACGCACGCCACCCTGGCCCAGCCGTGCCGCTCCGCCACGCCGAGCGCGCGCGCGATCTGCCACGCGGCAAAGTTGCTCACCGCGGGATACAGGATCTTTCCTTGTTGCACCAGCAACTCGAGGCCGCGCAGCGTGTCCTCAAGATCGGTGTAGTCGTCGAACCGGTGCAAGAAATAAATGTCGATGCGGTCGGTGTTCAGCCGGCGCAAGCTCGCCTCGGCGGCGCGGACGATGTGGTACCGCGAGCTACCGCGCGCGTTGCCGTCGGCTCCGGTCGGGAAATACACCTTCGACGTGATCACCACCTCGTCCCGGCAACCGGCGATCAGGCGGCCGAGGATCTCCTCGGACCGGCCGCCGGCGTAGACGTCGGCGCAGTCGAACAGGTTGATCCCCGCGTCGCGCGCGCGGGCAAACAGCGCCCGCGACATCTCCTCGTCGGCGTCTCCGCCAAACGACATGGTGCCCATCGCCAGCCGCGACACGCGCACGCCGGTGGTCCCGAGAAACACGCTGTCCATGCGGCGGACCTTACCGCACGCGGCGCGCGACCCGCGCGAGGTTCGCGCAGGAACTGCGCGCGCGTCGTGCGATGACGAAGGGATTGCGCCGCGAGATCCCGGCCGGTCGATACCTCGCCAGCGGGCGTCGCCGGCACAGTCGGTGCATACTGCGCCCGTCATGCGCCCTCGCCTTCACTTCCTCGGCGCCACCGACACGGTGACCGGCTCGCGCTACCTGCTCGAAACCGGACGCGCGCGTGTCCTGATCGACTGTGGGCTGTTTCAGGGCTACAAGAAGCTGCGCGTGCGCAACTGGGCGCGCCCGCCATTCGACCCGGCGACCGTCGACGCCGTGGTTCTCACGCACGCGCACATCGATCATTCGGGCTACCTGCCGCGCCTGTGCGCGCTCGGCTACCGCGGTCCGGTGTATTGCACCGCCGGCACGCGCGAACTGTTGCACATCCTGCTACCCGACGCCGGCCACTTGCAAGAGGAGGACGCGCGGCGGGCGAATCGCCATGGCTACACGCGCCATCGTCCGGCCGAGCCGCTGTACACCCGCGCCGACGCGGAAGCGAGTCTGGCCCAGCTGCGCGCCGTGCCCTTCGACACCGCCGTCGACGTCGCCGACGGCGTCACCGCGCGGCTGTCGCGGGCCGGTCACATCGTCGGGTCGGCGTGCGTGGCGATCACCGCCGGTGGCATTACGGTGACGTTTTCGGGGGACGTCGGCCGCCCTGACGACCCGATCATGCGGCGGCCGGCGCCGCTGCGACCGACGGACTACCTCGTCGTCGAATCGACCTACGGAGACCGGCGCCATCCGCGCGAAGACGTGTACGCCGCAGTCGCCCGTGTCGTCACCGGCGCCGCCGAGCGGCGAGGCGTCGTGGTCATCCCGTCGTTCGCCGTCGGCCGCACCCAACACGTGTTGCACATCGTCGCCGAGCTGCGCGCGGCCGGGCGCATCCCGCAGGTGCCGGTGTTCCTCGACAGTCCGATGGCGATCGACGCGACCGAGCTGTTTTGTCGCCACGCCGACGATCACCGGCTGTCGGAGGCGCAATGCCGCGCGTTGTGCGGCGTCGCGCGGTTCGCGCACACTCCGGACCAATCGAAGGCGATCGACGCGCACGGCGGCCCGATGGTGATCGTGTCCGCGAGCGGGATGGCCACCGGTGGGCGCGTACTACACCACCTCGCCCGCTTCCTGCCGGACGAACGCAATACCGTCCTGCTCGTCGGCTTCCAGGCGGCGGGCACGCGCGGCCGGGCGCTCGCCGACGGCGCCGACGAGGTGAAGATTCACGGCCGCTACGTGCCGGTGCGGGCGCGGGTCGAGCAGATCCACGCGCTCTCCGCGCACGCCGACTACGCCGAACTGCTCGCCTGGCTGCGGGGCGCGCGGTTGCGCCCGCGCCGCGCGTTCGTCACCCACGGTGAGCCGGCCGCGGCCGATGCGTTTCGGCGGCGGCTGCGCGACGCGTTCGGCTGGGACGCGGTCACCCCCGACTATCGAGACGTCTACACGCTCGGCGGTTGACGGCGCTCGCCCGGATCGGCCGAGCGGCAGCGCCGGTCAACCGCCGAGCCACCGGCGAATCGCCAGCCACGCGAAGAACGCGAGCGTCGCGGCGAGCGCGGCGGTCGAGGCCGGGCCATTGCGCGCGCCGCGTCCGATCCACGCCGCGCGTCCGCAGAGCACCAGCAGCCCGAGCGCGAGCAGCGGGACGAACGCGGCGCCCACGGTCGCGTACAGCTTCTGCATCGCGCGAAAACCGCCGACGAGCCCGAGCGCCGGCACGGTCGCGATCGCGACGGCGTACGCGCGGTACGCGCGCGACCGGTCGTCCGGCGGATCGGCGCGCCCGGCCAGCAGCCGCACGACGTCGGCAAACAGGTACGGCACCGCCTGCCACACGCCGAGCAGGCTGCTGAAGACCGCACCGAACGCGCCGGCCAGAAACAGCCAGCGTCCGGCCGGCCCGAGCGCGCGGCCGAGCGCGTCGCCGAGCGCGACCACCAGCGCGGCGCCGCGGCCGTCGACGTGAACCGCGCTGCCGACGACGACCATCGCGGCGCCGAACAGCGCGGTCGCGGCGTAACCGACGCCGAGGTCGACGCGGCACGTGGGCAGCGCGTCGAGCCCGGCGCGCCCCTCCTCGCGGATCCAGTAGCCGTAGCACAGAATGGTCACGGTGCCGCCGACGCCGCCGATGAGCGCGACGGTCCAGCCGAGCGCGCCGCTCTGCAGCACGGCGGCGCTCGGCACGAGCCCGCGGGCGACGGCGGCGGTCCCCGGCCACACCAACCCGGCGGTGACGACGACGGTGACGAACATGGCCGCGAT
Proteins encoded:
- a CDS encoding iron transporter, which translates into the protein MRVLRAIGPGLLVAATGVGAGDLATAAFAGDRLGVAVVWAVAVGAAMKFALNEGLARWQLATGETFLEGVARRLGRGALAAFLAYFALWSFFVGAALMSACGAALHAMIPAFDRASDGKVAFGLAASAAGYALVRAGGYTLFARVMSACIAAMFVTVVVTAGLVWPGTAAVARGLVPSAAVLQSGALGWTVALIGGVGGTVTILCYGYWIREEGRAGLDALPTCRVDLGVGYAATALFGAAMVVVGSAVHVDGRGAALVVALGDALGRALGPAGRWLFLAGAFGAVFSSLLGVWQAVPYLFADVVRLLAGRADPPDDRSRAYRAYAVAIATVPALGLVGGFRAMQKLYATVGAAFVPLLALGLLVLCGRAAWIGRGARNGPASTAALAATLAFFAWLAIRRWLGG
- a CDS encoding MBL fold metallo-hydrolase, which translates into the protein MRPRLHFLGATDTVTGSRYLLETGRARVLIDCGLFQGYKKLRVRNWARPPFDPATVDAVVLTHAHIDHSGYLPRLCALGYRGPVYCTAGTRELLHILLPDAGHLQEEDARRANRHGYTRHRPAEPLYTRADAEASLAQLRAVPFDTAVDVADGVTARLSRAGHIVGSACVAITAGGITVTFSGDVGRPDDPIMRRPAPLRPTDYLVVESTYGDRRHPREDVYAAVARVVTGAAERRGVVVIPSFAVGRTQHVLHIVAELRAAGRIPQVPVFLDSPMAIDATELFCRHADDHRLSEAQCRALCGVARFAHTPDQSKAIDAHGGPMVIVSASGMATGGRVLHHLARFLPDERNTVLLVGFQAAGTRGRALADGADEVKIHGRYVPVRARVEQIHALSAHADYAELLAWLRGARLRPRRAFVTHGEPAAADAFRRRLRDAFGWDAVTPDYRDVYTLGG
- a CDS encoding TlpA family protein disulfide reductase, yielding MRCCRSAAALAASAVAVAAATAFAGGDDAPADPAPRATLYAFFATWCVPCRVELPHIQRLHATYASRGLRVVLVSEDAPSTAQNVPAFLARYGVTAPWVVDDESDLLARYNPTGSVPFTVVVDGGGRVVYAHAGYEPGDEALVDAAVADLLSGAADRAARRTRAIYGSSQSLGVWRKSRFEQAGADARLVAGIGRVEVGGRASRVSATARVDGALVDDAAADDGRATDARLERVAVAYDFGPVRLLAGDDYVAFGHGVSLSLRKVDPLGVDTSLRGARVDARGGPVRATAIAGRANPQNLDPIDLRVVDDVRDAIGGAEVAVDVGPATIAPYGLYVLARDASPFLEDPDDPASSRGEMDWTIGGVSADLRRGGVQVAAEVAAGRRRTELAAGARQRVTAWAAYAAAQWSVGRTTALVDAKAYRHWDIGRDQMGVALAYNEAPTLEREDQEVPNNADAIGARARLEVRLPHAVTAFANALAYRYAEDGADPVDRDLAVHAYAGVDRQFSGGASASVAAGIRRERAMNLATDRLERKLSLWHVDVDAAVPLAARWAATFKWNHRSEDRRSGLAFVRGLAVAGLAWRGVGTLSALYGYSTEDARTPAHYPAAELLVHLSRGGQARLFAGRLTGGRVCVSGTCRDVPPFEGVRVDVVVNW
- a CDS encoding endonuclease MutS2 is translated as MADPLVPDKTLADLGWPALVDALAARCHTEPGAARARALAPCRDAGEATQRMHWIEELRQLRAGGEPPPFAGICDVGPLVARTDKGGVLDPPELIAVAEAVRGCARLRRHLVDRREVAPGVAELAAAIADRSHDVAGPILDAFEPDGRLADHASPRLADLRRRHAALHERIVARIKRLFDDPRAAADLQDRYYTQREDRYVVPVRSDAPSRLRGIVHGTSQTGATLYVEPEVLVDLNNRLVVARDEIAAEERRILAELSGYVREDAAAIRDAVDRACWVDVLDAAARLADDLDAHAPDLAGGGALELRAARHPLMVLAGRPCVANDLRVEPGRAVVISGPNAGGKTVALKTIGLAAVMARAGLPIAAAAGSRVPWLRAIHSDIGDDQSLERDLSTFSAHVVHLRDMLADAGPDALFLIDEVAAGTAPEQGAALAQAVLEAMVERGARAVVTTHFEPLKALAARDARFVNAAVGFDLDRLEPTFRLHLGAPGSSGALHVARRFGLPEEVVARAEALLGEGRGTVEALLAEAQAARAALDREREQVDRLRAEADADRRAAAAARADAEARLRRIAEGAHGEAVDALRRARAELDAVRRRVRRDPDGADGAAAQVDALARAVRAAAPAPPAASGAPPDAAELRPGTHVVVTTFGGAAAQVVDPPRGGKLVVRVGSARMTVPVDAVRLAPPARRRRTDAPPRTRVRRERAPDWADRADDQAPARTVDNTLDLRGERVDDALARLERFLDDCILAERDVVFVVHGHGTGALRDAVRREVGAHPVVARWRPGDLQDGGDGVTVCFLRT
- a CDS encoding aldo/keto reductase; this translates as MDSVFLGTTGVRVSRLAMGTMSFGGDADEEMSRALFARARDAGINLFDCADVYAGGRSEEILGRLIAGCRDEVVITSKVYFPTGADGNARGSSRYHIVRAAEASLRRLNTDRIDIYFLHRFDDYTDLEDTLRGLELLVQQGKILYPAVSNFAAWQIARALGVAERHGWARVACVQPMYNLVKRQAEVEILPLCAAERLGCLPYSPLGGGLLSGKYGATRRPSAGRLVDNAMYATRYGERSNYDIADALCAIAREIGEPPAALAIAWVAAHPAVTAPLIGARNLEQLDVCLRAADIDMTPELRARLSALSPEPPPATDRNEERTEHNYGAR
- a CDS encoding ATP-binding cassette domain-containing protein yields the protein MRDQDRAMTRTTTRDDGGAPAVDVCGLSFRYGPGGELALRDATLAVQPGWRVLIVGANGAGKTTLLRVVAGKHMVDAEAVRVLGRPAFDDTSLADEVELLGGPFAFREDVRVGALVDGVLGVDPDRRDRLIRVLGVDVDWRMHRVSDGQRRRVQVLLGLLRPSRVLLLDEVTTDLDVVARYDLLAFLREESERHGTAILYATHIFDGLEAWATHLAYVRAGRVARFAPMESIDELRAARAAGTPAPLVGVVLDWLRAE
- a CDS encoding acyl-CoA thioesterase — protein: MESPVYALDLIADPSDVDELGHISNLVYVRWVLDVARAHSDAVGWTHDAYRRLGAVWVVRRHEIDYLRPVRAGDRVQLATWVDAWRGASSIRRTSIRAGDVEAARASTLWAFVSFDSGRPVRIPDRLKVDFAGAPRGA